From Dendropsophus ebraccatus isolate aDenEbr1 chromosome 10, aDenEbr1.pat, whole genome shotgun sequence:
TGGTGGCGCTGACCAAGTGATTGAGATCCCCGTAGGTTGGGGTTGTCAACTTGAGAGTGCGGAAGCAGATGTCGTAGAGGGCCTCGTTGTCTATGCAGTAGGTCTCATCTGTGTTCTCAACCAGTTGATGCACAGAGAGTGTGGCATTGTATGGTTCCACAACTGTGTCAGATACCTTGGGGGATGGTACCACACTGAAGGTGTTCATGATACGGTCAGGATACTCCTCCCGGATTTTGCTGATGAGGAGTGTGCCCATACCAGAACCAGTACCACCACCCAAGGAATGTGTAAGCTGGAAGCCCTGAAGACAGTCGCAGCTCTCAGCCTCCTTCCTCACTACATCTAACACAGAGTCTaccagctcagctccttctgtgtaGTGGCCCTTAGCCCAGTTGTTGCCAGCACCGCTTTGTCCTAAGGAAGGGAAAAGAAGATGTCAAGTTAATGTGTGTGAAGAACCTTGAAGGCAAATCAAAACCTTAGAACTATAAAACAATTCTAGTTTATACAGAGTTATATTACTATGTGACTTGGTAGTATAGGCTTGTATATTACACAACACAATTGGCCTTCCATTCCAGAACACCAAGAACCTTTACTAACCAAACTCCTTAGAAGGTCTAATTTTACTATATGGGTGACCATCACCACATACTATGTCCACGAAGAGCAACTTACCAAAAACAAAGTTGTCGGGCCTGAATATCTGTCCGAAGGGCCCGGATCGGACAGAGTCCATTGTTCCTGGCTCCAGATCGACAAGGATGGCTCTGGGGACATATTTGCCACCTAAGGATAAACCAAAGTCACGGTAAATAATGTAACAAAGTCATGTGGGCATCATAAGGTATCTTGGATGGATAAGCTTTGTTGGAGGTAGACTCTCAATACTGACCCAAGAGGAGGAGGACATGCTAGAGGAGCTGGTCCTTATTGGATACTAAAGATGTCTTCAAGTACaattatataagaatatatatggGACTTAAGACCCATCTTTTTCAATCTAGTCTTGTGTGATACTCATAGGTCAGTATTGTAGGCTAGGAGGCCACCATGAAGAGGGCACTGTCATAGTACCTGTTGCCTCGTTGTAGTAGACGCTGATCCTGTCCAACTGCAGGTCGCTGTCACCATGGTATGTCCCTGTTGGGTCGATTCCATGCTCGTCGCTGATCACCTCCCAAAACTAGAAGACAACAAATAACCAACATTACTATAAGGTTATATATATGGCGGCAGATGCTGTGCTAGCTCTTTGTGACTGTAGAAAACAGGAAGCCATAACCACAGCCCCTTTTTTCGGCTGGGTGAACACAGAACTATTCTGACCTAGATACAAACAGAATTCTTCATCAAAGCTCCAACACGACTCAAATATATCAGCTTAATGAAATGTGAGCATTATGGAGGCTGCAGGCGGCTGGATACCACGTGGCCCTCAATGGGAGCCCTGTGCTTTCTATAGGCTTACAATAGTTTCCGTTCTCTAAGAAAGCCagacctccccccaccctcctctcTCTCGCCTTGCCTCTTCACTTGCACACAGTGACTTgcttccccttccccctctctcCACATCGACAGAGGAAATTGGAGAACAATACAGCCTTACAAATGGGGGAGTGGGGGACGGGACGTGGCTATTTACCCCAAATTATGTCAGGGATACAGAATGGGGACAATGACGACACCACTTGGCTatctgtattagtaatagaaCCATCATTATATATCCATCTATTCCACAATAGTCAGTGTATAATATGCCCTTCTATCACCTATCTACCTAACCAATAATCATCTATGTCATATCTATTTTCTATTACATGTATTTCCACCCATCTATTTCATATCCATTTTTTACCTataatagattatatatatatatatatatatatatatatatatatatatatatatatatatataatctatccaACTAATATCCATCATCTATCGTCTATTTATCCATTACAGCATCACATCTATTACCTATGTATTATTATCTACTATCTGCCACCTGTctatatatttattgtatatatatatatatatatatatatctttctatctatctcatatcgaTCTACATTTATACCATATTTATCAATCTATGTTTCTATCAATTATTCCTATATCCATTACCTATTTCATTTCTATTAACTGTCTGAATATTTAattgtctatctcctatctatctatcatctatctatctatctatctatctatctcctatctatctatctatctatctatctatctatctatctatctatctcctatctatctatctatctatctcctatctatctatctatctatctatctatctatctcctatctatctatctatctatctatctatctatctatctatctcctatctatctatctatctatctatctatctatctatctatctatctcctatctatctatcatctatctatctcctatctatctatctatctcctatctatctatctatctatctatctatctatctatctatctatctatctatctcctatctatctatctatctatctatctcctatctatctatcaatctatctcctatctatctatctatctatctatctatctcctatctatctatctatctatctatctcctatctatctatcaatctatctcctatctatctatctatctatctatctatctatctcctatctatctatctatctatctcctatctatctatctatctatctatctatctatctattatctatctatctatctatctatctatctatctatctatctatctatctctctctctctctatctatctcctatctatctatctcctatctatctatctattatctatctatctatctatctatctatctatctatctatctatctatctatctcctatctatctatctatctatctattatctatctatctatctatccatctcctatctatctatctatctatctatctatctatctatctatctatctatctcctatctatctatttgagcATCACATCCACCATCTAGAATATAGCAATCCTTTCCCTTGGGATGCGATGTATAATACCATGGCTACATTGTATCCACAGATGTCTCCagtgggagggggaaggagtggtAACCCTAGGGTGTGGCACTGCAGCTGTACCAAGATGTCATCAGCAGACAACTTACACCGCCACATCCGCTATCTCAGCCATCACCAGCCATGTTGCCAGCCCGTTATAATAGGGAGGTCCCCCGTCCTATTTATAGTCCTTGTATCTGTATGAGACGTGGACTGGAAATCTTTGAGCGTTCCGGCAGATCACAGACCGCTATCCTTCCAGAACGCTCCACATTAGGTTTTTATttcaatatttttctttttatatgaaTATTTTATAAATGGGTTTTATGTCCTATAATTCTTATTGCATTATAAGTAGAGGAGCTCCTGATCGGTCCTAGCCTGCAGATGGCCACCCAGATCCACACCCATCCCCTAATCCCAGCAGTAATAGCATTACTGCACTGCAGATACTGGCTACGTCACACCACCCTATTCCATCTTCTACCAAGAAGAATTGGGAAAAATATTGATGAAAATGGATAAAACCGGTGTGGTGGGATCACACCTCGCTCTATGGGtttttagggattttttttaCAAACCCACAGATGAAATTTTAAGGAAACTCCCTCCCCATTATACAGGCTGTGTGAGAACAAAGAGTgcaagagcagggagggaggaggaggaggaggcgcaggGGAGAGTTGGCGCCATAGAATGCTGATCCGCTCTCAGCAAGAAGGAGAAAAGGATTCCGAGAGATCATCAATCCAGCCCAGATCTTGGGGCAGAGTCACATTGTTACTCTAAGGAGCGTCTGCCAATCTAGACAGGTCACATACTattcaataaaatacataaaaaaaaaaaatatatatatatatatatatatatatatatatatatatatattctaatcattaaataaaataattttctcaAACCATCACAAAAATTTAAATACACATTTTTACAGTCTATATAgtttctataaatatatatatatatatatatatatatatatatatatatattttacacctgATTATATTATGATCCTCTCATTTTCTATATTTTCTGCATTCACATTTTTACACAAATaacaaaatttaaatattttaagAACAGAAAATATAGCATTGAGAACCCCtccaaatatctatctatctatatatctatctatctataaatggCAGAAATCAAATTTCAAATTTAGATTTCTGATCACTTTTCAACATgttgtgtttgtttatttatttatctttactAATAATATTTACATTTAATCAATCATTAGCCAGTAGCAGCTGCTGTAGCAGAgcccggagcctgtcaccctacAGACCTCCCAATGCCATTACAGGAGGACCCACCTTACCGCCTTTTcatgccccttcccccctccccaacccggcaatttttcaaaaataatttatttattttttaaaattttcacaaatatttttttttctgtatcatCCTGACTGGTAAAATAAGAGCAGGTGATACAATGTAATGTTCGGCTCCCTCAGTCTCCTGCCCCCCTGTACCCCCAGCTGTACAATGTGACCCGTTAGACCCCCGGGGGTGGGCTGCAGAGGGGTCACCCTCACCTTGGCGCCGATCTGGTTGCCGCACTGGCCGGCCTGGATGTGCACGATCTCCCTCATGGCTGCAGGTCGCTGAGTGGTCGGAGATGGAAGCTTGGAGGCTGCGACGTTCTAGAATGGAACGTCCGAGACAATGGCGAGGGGAGCACGGCAGGCAGCCGGGGACTAGAGGAGCGGGGCGGGGCCACGGcgggggaggggcggggcctggatGGGGGAGACTTAGGGGGGATGCGGGTGTCACCTCTCACTGTCTCACCAGGCAACTCACACTGTGTACAATAGAAATCTCTGGTATTCATTAGATTTttgcaggaggaggatgggatggggTTATTATTAATGGGATTATTGGGGAATTATCTGGATCTGTGCATATCCTTACATATGtcatagatggatgatagatatgtgatagatagatagatagatagatagataaatagatagatagatagatagatagatagatagatagataggagatagatagatagataggagatagatagatagataggagatagattgataggagatagatagatagatagatagatagaagatagatagatagataggagatagatagatagatagatagatagatagatagatagatagataggagatagatagatagatagatagatagatagatagatagataggagatagatagatagatagatagatagatagatagatagataggagatagatagatagatagatagatagatagatagatagatagatagatagagagatagatagatagatagatagataggagatagatagatagataggagatagatagatagataggagatagatagatagatagatagatagatagatagatagatagatagataggagatagatagattgatagatagataggagatagataggagatagatagataggagatagatagatagatagatagatagataggagatagatagatatatagatagatagataggagatagatagatagatagatatatagatagatgattgatagatagatagatagatagatagatagatagatagatagataggagatagatagatagatagatagataagagatagatagataaatagatagatagatagatagatagatagataggagatagatagataggaaatagatagatagatagataggagatagatagatagatagatagatagatagatagatagatagatagataggagatagatagatagatagatagatagatagatagatagatagatagatgatagataggggatagatagataggaaatagatagatagatagataggagatagatagatagatagatagatagatagatagatagatagataggagatagatagataatagatagatagatagataggagatagatagatagatagatagatagataggagatagatagatagatagataggagagagatagataatagatagataggagatagatgatagataatagatagataatagtcaCACATAGCCCCTTGATCAGTATCTGGGGTCACACATAGCCCTTAGGTCAATATTCAGGGTCACACATAGCCCTTAGGTCAGTATTCAGGGTCACACATAGCCCTTAGGTCAGTATTCAGGGTCACACATAGCCCTTAGGTCAGTATTCAGGGTCACACATAGCCCTTAGGTCAGTATTCAGGGTCACACATAGCCCTTAGGTCAGTATTCAGGGTCACACATAGCCCTTAGGTCAGTATCCGGGGTAACACGTAGCCCTTAGGCCAGTATCCTGGGTCACACATAGCCCCTTGATCAGTATCTGGGGTCACACATAGCACTTTAGTCAGTATCCGGGGGTCATACGTAGCACTTTAGTCAGTATCCGGGGTCACACGTAGCCCCTTGATCAGTATCTGGGGTCACACATAGCCCTTAGGTCAGTATTCGGGGTCACACATAGCCCTTAGGTCAGTATTCAGGGTCACACATAGCCCTTTAGTCAGTATCCGGGGTCATACGTACGTAGCCCTTAGGTCAGTATTCGGGGTCACACATAGCCCTTAGGTCAGTATTCGGGGTCACACATAGCCCTTTAGTCAGTATCCGGGGTCACACAGCCCTTAGGTCAGTATCCGGGGTCACACAGAGCCCGAAGAATAAACCTGTTTATTCTTTGTAGGGACGGCGGGGATGAGCTGCTGGATCCACCGTGGGTGAcatgcgcggattccgtagtgtgcacatacaatAAGGCTGCATACATCTGGACCCCAGGAAGTCCTGCTAATATAGGGGTACGGTCACATGGGTAATAACCGCCTGTTTTATAGGGATAACGCACCAATATCTTTATTTTCACATAATAACATGTCAGAAGGAAACGGGGCAGGAAGTGAGTGTCTGCTTCCCATAAGGTGTCGGTCAGATtctcccattgagatgaatgcGGTAAGAAGACTGCAGCACAGGGCGAGGCCTTCTCCTGTGTGTAATACAGTGTGCTATACAAACAGCTGCATCATCTcctgtcagtgtatatatatatatatatatatatatatatatatatatatatatatatatatatattacccataCACATAACCACACACAGAACACATACACTACATCCTCCATCCCCTCACAGGGCCCTACTATACATATCACACTCCTCCCACAAATACAAAGAATCTCATTGGCCAGGAGGAAATCACCTGACCACTCCCGGTACCTGCCGCAGCCTGAGCTGATTGGCTGCGCCGCGACAGAGGGCCTGAATTAGTGTCAGTCAAATAGATGTGGGCGGGGTAAGGGAGAGAGGGATGACGGGAAGTGTAGTCTGGGAGCAGCCAACGCCCTGCCCTAAGCGGACACGTGGTGGACATTAGCTTGTTGCCTAATAGCGGCCGTAATGATGGTGTCCGCCGGGTGTGTGGCGGCTCCGCAGTCATAGTGACATCGCGGCCTCTGCTGTACCCGGTGCGCTGCCCGGGCTCTCACCACAGCCgctggggaactacaagtcccagcatgctctgtCAGCCATGATGGGGCTTGTATTCCCACTGCAGATGTGGAGCCGCAGGTAGCGCTGTGCAGTGGGCGGCACTAATAGCTGGGGGGGTGGTGCCTCATACAGTGCCAGCTACTACTGCAggtgcagggggaggatggggggcgtAGTCCTCATTATAACCAGTGTGTGATACATGGCAGATACATGAGGATCCCCAGGGATCGGGGAGCGCCCCtatggatgaccccccccccccttctctatagggtctgttcacactggggATGAACAACAAAGCTGCAGCGCATACAccacgtgtgaacacagcttatAGGAGTAGGGGGCTGTCTGATGTGTGTGAGACCCCCACCATGGCTGCCTGATGTGTGTGAGACCCCCACCATGGCTGTCTGATGTGTGAGACCCCCACCATGGCTGTCTGATGTGTGAGACCCCCACCATGGCTGTCTGATGTGTGAGACCCCCACCATGGCTGTCTGATGTGTGAGACCCCCACCATGGCTGTCTGATGTGTGTGAGACCCCCACCATGGCTGTCTGATGTGTGAGACCCCCACCATGGCTGTCTGATGTGTGTGAGACCCCCACCATGGCTGTCTGATGTGTGTGAGACCCCCACCATGGCTGTCTGATGTGTGAGACCCCCACCATGGCTGTCTGATGTGAGACCCCCACCATGGCTGTCTGATGTGAGACCCCCACCATGGCTGTCTGATGTGAGACCCCCACCATGGCTGTCTGATGTGAGACCCCCACCATGGCTGTCTGATGTGAGACCCCCACCATGGCTGTCTGATGTGAGACCCCCACCATGGCTGTCTGATGTGAGACCCCCACCATGGCTGCCTGATGTGTGAGACCCCCACCATGGCTGTCTGATGTGTGAGACCCCCACCATGGCTGTCTGATGTGAGACCCCCACCATGGCTGTCTGATGTGAGACCCCCACCATGGCTGCCTGATGTGTGAGACCCCCACCATGGCTGTCTGATGTGAGACCCCCACCATGGCTGTCTGATGTGAGACCCCCACCATGGCTGTCTGATGTGAGACCCCCACCATGGCTGTCTGATGTGAGACCCCCACCATGGCTGTCTGATGTGAGACCCCCACCATGGCTGTCTGATGTGAGACCCCCACCATGGCTGCCTGATGTGTGAGACCCCCACCATGGCTGTCTGATGTGAGACCCCCACCATGGCTGTCTGATGTGAGACCCCCACCATGGCTGTCTGATGTGAGACCCCCACCATGGCTGTCTGATGTGAGACCCCCACCATGGCTGTCTGATGTGAGACCCCCACCATGGCTGTCTGATGTGAGACCCCCACCATGGCTGTCTGATGTGAGACCCCCACCATAGCTGTCTGATGTGAGACCACCACCATGGCTGTCTGATGTGTGTGAGACCCCCACCATGGCTGTCTGATGTAAGACCACCACTATGCTCTCAGCATATGATGTGTCTCCAGTGCTGGAAATACACCCCAGCCCCCATTATCCTGCAATTCCCAACACCACCTGATTGTCGGGAGgaaactgcccccccccttattgtaggaagcccccccccccagtattgtATGGCTGAGTTCACACCTATGTTTGATATCATTGCCTGATTTCCGTCTGATGCGTTTCagctacaattgccatcatgcctgggcacaGGTCCCTGATCTCTGATCTACATGAATAAACTGTTTAAAATGGATGACAGCAGACAGATGTGACTAAGGCCATAACATGGAGTGATGAACAGCTGATACCACACtccccatcatgctaaagctttggctgtccaggaatgatgggagttgtagtcttgcaacagttagagagccgaaggttccctgtCATAGCCCTAGAGCTGCAGCCACCAGGAACCAGATGTTGAGCGCTCGGCTTCAGCAGATCCAGAACATTCAGCCAGTTCACTCATCACTTATCGGGAgagcaaagcattatggggggaTGCTGCAGGCTGTGGCCCCCCAGGGCCGGTGTTGTGCATCTCATCTGTGCTCCATTTACTGCACCAGTGTTATGAATGTAAACAATGCCCATAGACGTCACAGCCTAGAGCAGcgttcccaacctgtggctcaccagctgttgccaaactacaactctcatcatggctGGCAGggaatgatggaagttgtagttttgcatcacaGCTGGTGAGCCACAGGTTaggaccaggggtagggaaccttggtcctccagctgttgtaaaactacaactcccatcattcctggacagccaaagctttagctttggctgtccaggcatgatggaagttgtagttttgcaacagctggtcaCTTGCCGGCCCCCCAGGCTTTATCCATTCTACATTGCCATGTGGGCCACTAGTAGTTTGCATGAAAATTAAGCTTAAGGCAACCACAGGAAGCCGAGCCTCCCCGGGGCCCCCATACATCAGTGACCTGTGCAGAATCCATGGTGGCCGCTCTCTCCGCAGTGCAGGACATGCAAACAAAGGGGGCGGCGGGGGAGGAGGCCGCGCTGCATCCATCAATAAGTGCAATGGACTTTGTGCAGGTTAAGTATTCATGAAGTCTTAATGGAAACCTGCTTATTGTGATGGATATGCAGGAACAGCTGGCGTCCCCCAGGATGATGAGCTCCAATATCCTGTCAGTAGGAATAGCAGGGCGGAGGTGGTGGGGGTCTGCCCTCCCCGGGGACGAGCAATATACAGAGTATATCCTGTCCATTGTGCCTTCATGGATACAGCTAAaagcctatgggggagatttatcaaacatggtgtaaagtgaaactggctcagttgcccctagcaaccaatcagattccacctttcattcctctaaGACTATGACagaaaagatggaatctgattggttgctaggggcaactgagccagtttcactttacgccatgtttgataaatctccccctaaaactttatagcagggatggggaacctccggccttccagctgttgcaaaactacaattcccatcatgcctggacagccaaagctttagctttggctgtccaggcatgatgggaattgtagttttgcaacagctggaaggccagaggttccccatccctacttcATAGGGATGGAGTCAGGTATTCGGATTTCTCTTCGGTTGCTAATATTGTTGCTATGTGACGTGAATCAGACACGTCAGACTGGTGCAGTGGGTGGAGGGCTACTAGGCGCTGTCCCATTGATCCGGAGGGGTCGGATCTCCATGATGAGTTAGCAATTTATGTGACATAACAGCTGATGGTTTAGAAGAGTCTGGGTCGCGTGAAAACCATTTTGGTTTGTAGTCTGCTActatggcaggggtagggaaccttggctctcaactacaactcccacctttggctgtccaggcatgatgggagttgtagttttgcaacagctgcagagccaaggttcccttcccctaTACTATGAGATCAGTGTCTATGAAGGGTTAACCAGACGGCAGACGCTTTGTGTCTCTATCATACGGCACATTGATCCGGAGGTCAGGTTATTGCACTTTGATACCAGTAGTAGACGGTAGCAGCTGGATGGCGCAGGACTGTATAATCTCTATATCCGCTGACTCCAAGTCACAGCGATGGCGGATCACTAACAGACTGAAGGATTCAGGGTTACAGCTCACTGCTGCCTCCACACACAACCCCATTTCTAGTTTggacattaaagggattatccagtactacaaaaacatggccacttttccccctctcgtctccaaatcaggtgtggtttgtaattaagctccatttacttcaatggaacagcgTTTGaaacccacccaatctggagacaagagaggggaaaagtggccatgtttttgtagcgctggataacccctttaagactacccAACTAATATTGTGTAGGTCCTGACGTGCCTCCATACTCTGAGAACCTCGAGGTCTGGACTCCATAGACCACCCAAGAGGTCAGCAGCTGATCCTGTAAGTTGTAACGTGCAGCCTCCAGAAATCAGACAGATCATCTGGGCAATCTGGGGGCTCTAAGTCACCTTTAAGTTTTCTTCCCATAGTGTAGCCTTCCCACACTCATCCATccacatcagggatggggaacctctggccccccagctgttgccaaactacaattcccatcatgcctgggcagccaaagcttcgctttggctgtccaggcatgatgggaattgtagtttggcaacagctggagggtcggaggttccccatcactgatcTACAATCATGGAtgggaaactacaattcccataataccTGGACAACTGGAATgctgaagattccc
This genomic window contains:
- the TUBB gene encoding tubulin beta chain, yielding MREIVHIQAGQCGNQIGAKFWEVISDEHGIDPTGTYHGDSDLQLDRISVYYNEATGGKYVPRAILVDLEPGTMDSVRSGPFGQIFRPDNFVFGQSGAGNNWAKGHYTEGAELVDSVLDVVRKEAESCDCLQGFQLTHSLGGGTGSGMGTLLISKIREEYPDRIMNTFSVVPSPKVSDTVVEPYNATLSVHQLVENTDETYCIDNEALYDICFRTLKLTTPTYGDLNHLVSATMSGVTTCLRFPGQLNADLRKLAVNMVPFPRLHFFMPGFAPLTSRGSQQYRALTVPELTQQVFDAKNMMAACDPRHGRYLTVAAVFRGRMSMKEVDEQMLNVQNKNSSYFVEWIPNNVKTAVCDIPPRGLKMAVTFIGNSTAIQELFKRISEQFTAMFRRKAFLHWYTGEGMDEMEFTEAESNMNDLVSEYQQYQDATAEEEEDFNEEAEEEA